Proteins encoded by one window of Streptomyces clavuligerus:
- a CDS encoding GNAT family N-acetyltransferase, with product MPPTDTGPGPAAGLAGSASAPLDDSCPLDAVDTVELLLSDDIRSFFPEGAGLDLFADVREVPGGTGDPGAPGGDRRDGRDGPDLLDDVADWGAVVTPVGTFRLAPVRIDRDLGLISHWMNDPAVAAFWDLAGPEDVTADHLRARLPADGRSLPCLGVLDSVPMSYFEIYRADLDPLARHYPARPHDTGVHVLIGGVAHRGRGIGSALLRAVSDLVLDHRARCSRVVAEPDLRNTPSVAAFLNGGFRFAAECDLPGKRAALMIRERALRELL from the coding sequence GTGCCTCCCACCGATACGGGCCCCGGCCCGGCCGCCGGGCTCGCGGGGTCCGCGTCGGCCCCCCTGGACGACTCCTGCCCCCTGGACGCCGTGGACACGGTGGAGCTGCTGCTCTCCGACGACATCCGCAGCTTCTTCCCCGAGGGCGCGGGCCTCGACCTCTTCGCGGACGTCCGCGAGGTCCCCGGCGGCACCGGCGACCCGGGTGCCCCGGGCGGGGACCGGCGCGACGGGCGCGACGGCCCCGATCTGCTGGACGACGTGGCCGACTGGGGCGCGGTCGTGACCCCGGTGGGCACCTTCCGGCTGGCCCCGGTCCGTATCGACCGCGATCTGGGACTGATCAGCCACTGGATGAACGATCCCGCCGTGGCGGCCTTCTGGGACCTGGCGGGCCCCGAGGACGTCACCGCCGACCATCTGCGGGCCCGGCTGCCCGCCGACGGCCGCAGCCTCCCCTGCCTCGGCGTCCTCGACTCCGTCCCCATGAGCTACTTCGAGATCTACCGCGCCGATCTCGACCCGCTGGCCCGCCACTATCCGGCCCGGCCCCATGACACGGGTGTCCACGTCCTGATCGGAGGGGTCGCCCACCGGGGCCGGGGCATCGGCTCGGCCCTGCTGCGGGCCGTGTCCGATCTGGTGCTGGACCACCGCGCCCGCTGCTCCCGCGTCGTCGCCGAGCCCGATCTGCGCAACACCCCGTCCGTCGCCGCGTTCCTCAACGGCGGGTTCCGTTTCGCCGCCGAGTGCGACCTCCCCGGCAAACGGGCCGCTCTCATGATCCGTGAACGGGCCCTCCGGGAGCTGCTGTGA
- a CDS encoding ATP-dependent DNA helicase, with amino-acid sequence MTKPSLPELLHAAVDAVGGVERPGQVAMAEAVAEAVDDGSHLLVQAGTGTGKSLGYLVPSVAHGERVVIATATLALQRQLVERDLPRTVEALHPLLRRRPEFAMLKGRSNYLCLHRLHEGVPQEEEEGLFDPFEAAAPTSRLGQDLLRMRDWADETETGDRDALTPGVSDRAWAQVSVSSRECLGASKCAYGADCFAEQARERAKLADVVVTNHALLAIDAIEGAPVLPPHEVLVVDEAHELVSRVTGAATGELTPGQVNRAVRRSAKLVNEKAADALLSAAEGFERLMELALPGRLEELPEDLGHALLLLRDAARTVISALGSTRDSSVQDEDAVRKQALASVENVHDVAERILQGSEYDVVWYERHDRFGASLRVAPMNVSGLLREKLFAERSVVLTSATLKLGGDFNGVGASLGLAPEGTGGDDVPQWKGLDVGSPFDYPKQGILYVARQLATPGREGSRGDMMDELAELVQAAGGRTLGLFSSMRAAQAAAEELRSRLDQPILLQGEETLGELIKAFAADPATCLFGTLSLWQGVDVPGPSCQLVVMDRIPFPRPDDPLMSARQKAVEEAGGNGFMAVAATHAALLMAQGAGRLVRATGDRGVVAVLDPRLATARYGSFLKASLPDFWYTTDRNQVRRSLAAIDAAARADGR; translated from the coding sequence ATGACAAAGCCATCCCTCCCCGAACTCCTCCATGCCGCCGTCGACGCCGTCGGCGGGGTGGAGCGGCCTGGCCAGGTCGCCATGGCCGAGGCCGTCGCCGAAGCCGTCGACGACGGGTCCCATCTGCTCGTCCAGGCCGGTACCGGCACCGGAAAGTCGCTCGGCTACCTGGTGCCGTCGGTGGCGCACGGCGAGCGGGTCGTGATCGCGACGGCGACGCTGGCGCTCCAGCGCCAGCTCGTCGAGCGCGATCTGCCCCGGACGGTGGAGGCGCTGCATCCGCTGCTGCGCCGCCGGCCCGAGTTCGCGATGCTCAAGGGACGGTCGAACTATCTCTGTCTGCACCGGCTCCACGAGGGGGTGCCGCAGGAAGAGGAGGAGGGCCTTTTCGACCCCTTCGAGGCCGCCGCCCCCACCAGCAGGCTGGGGCAGGATCTGCTGCGGATGCGGGACTGGGCGGACGAGACGGAGACGGGCGACCGGGACGCGCTGACGCCCGGTGTCTCCGACCGGGCCTGGGCCCAGGTCTCGGTCTCGTCCCGGGAGTGCCTGGGGGCGAGCAAGTGCGCCTACGGCGCCGACTGCTTCGCCGAGCAGGCCAGGGAGCGGGCGAAGCTGGCCGATGTGGTCGTCACCAATCACGCGCTGCTCGCGATCGACGCGATCGAGGGCGCGCCGGTGCTGCCGCCGCATGAGGTCCTGGTGGTCGACGAGGCGCATGAGCTGGTCTCCCGGGTGACGGGCGCGGCCACCGGCGAGCTGACCCCGGGGCAGGTGAACCGGGCGGTGCGCCGTTCGGCGAAGCTGGTGAACGAGAAGGCGGCGGACGCCCTGCTGTCGGCGGCCGAGGGCTTCGAGCGGCTGATGGAGCTGGCGCTGCCCGGCAGGCTGGAGGAGCTTCCCGAGGATCTCGGCCATGCCCTGCTGCTGCTGCGGGACGCCGCGCGGACGGTGATCTCGGCCCTGGGGTCGACCCGTGACTCCTCGGTCCAGGACGAGGACGCCGTGCGCAAGCAGGCCCTCGCCTCGGTGGAGAACGTCCACGACGTGGCGGAGCGCATTCTTCAGGGCTCCGAGTACGACGTGGTCTGGTACGAGCGCCACGACCGCTTCGGCGCCTCGCTGCGGGTCGCGCCGATGAATGTGTCGGGGCTGCTGCGGGAGAAGCTGTTCGCGGAGCGTTCGGTGGTGCTGACGTCGGCGACGCTGAAGCTCGGCGGGGACTTCAACGGGGTGGGGGCCTCGCTCGGTCTCGCTCCGGAGGGGACCGGGGGTGATGACGTCCCGCAGTGGAAGGGCCTCGATGTCGGGTCCCCGTTCGACTATCCGAAGCAGGGCATCCTCTATGTCGCCCGGCAGCTCGCCACTCCGGGCCGGGAGGGTTCCCGGGGCGACATGATGGACGAGCTGGCGGAGCTGGTGCAGGCGGCGGGCGGGCGCACGCTGGGCCTGTTCTCCTCGATGCGGGCGGCGCAGGCGGCGGCGGAGGAGCTGCGGTCCCGTCTCGATCAGCCGATCCTGCTCCAGGGCGAGGAGACGCTGGGCGAGCTGATCAAGGCGTTCGCGGCCGATCCGGCGACCTGTCTGTTCGGCACGCTCTCCCTGTGGCAGGGCGTGGATGTGCCGGGGCCGAGCTGCCAGCTCGTGGTCATGGACCGGATTCCGTTCCCCCGGCCGGACGATCCGCTGATGAGCGCCCGGCAGAAGGCGGTGGAGGAGGCCGGGGGCAATGGCTTCATGGCGGTCGCGGCGACGCACGCGGCGCTGCTGATGGCGCAGGGCGCGGGCCGTCTGGTGCGGGCCACGGGGGACCGCGGGGTGGTGGCGGTGCTCGATCCCCGGCTGGCCACGGCGCGCTACGGCAGTTTTCTGAAGGCGTCGCTGCCGGACTTCTGGTACACGACGGACCGCAATCAGGTGCGGCGTTCGCTGGCCGCCATCGACGCGGCCGCGCGGGCGGACGGCCGCTGA
- a CDS encoding IucA/IucC family protein has product MNATPASSGPVPPTSPAAEGPAPSGGAHPAGPTVPRQAAGPTGEGRPEPAPGHPGERSPDAPPPAFTRTGVSASGPPAGEPSPPDRPRPTPPPSFPSGNPRTGTAASADPLDDPDPRRAADAAAVENLLRCWAREHDLTDPGGPVLRIPLPASGTALLVPVRYWSPTGTHRFAAPALDGAAATAPPADAVTVAALLARETGAGPGSDLVGRVADSVHRTAECIAHRRDHPAPPGADAFLTAEQALVLGHPLHPTPKSRTGLSDSEHRHYAPELHGAFPLHWLAVDRSVLATDSAWTERGRPLPAAALSARLAGDLALPDGTVALPLHPWQADEVRRRPAVAALLGAGLLRDLGPHGEHWHPTSSVRTVYRPGCPVMLKLSLALSITNSRRENLRKELHRGVEVHRLLRTGLAERWRAAHPGFGIVRDPAWLAVDTAAADPVHGGPVPGLDVVLRHNPFGPGDDAVCVAGLTAPRPWPGRAGLRSRLAETVARLARRTGRTVGGVATEWFRRYLDQVVRPVLWLDATAGIALEAHQQNTLVLLDRDGWPAGGRYRDNQGYYFRASHRERLDGLLPGVGRAGDTFVPDEVVDERFVYYLGVNNLLGLIGAFGAQRLADERALLDVLRVFLSSVTGLGSPLPALLLDAPTLRTKANLLTRLHGLDELAGPVEAQSVYVTVANPLHC; this is encoded by the coding sequence GTGAACGCCACCCCCGCTTCCTCCGGACCTGTTCCGCCGACCTCCCCCGCCGCCGAGGGCCCCGCCCCCTCCGGCGGCGCCCACCCGGCCGGGCCGACGGTCCCCCGCCAGGCAGCCGGACCCACCGGAGAAGGGCGGCCGGAGCCCGCGCCCGGACACCCGGGGGAGCGGTCCCCGGACGCCCCTCCTCCGGCGTTCACCCGGACGGGTGTCTCCGCGTCGGGCCCTCCGGCCGGGGAGCCGTCCCCGCCGGACCGCCCCCGCCCCACCCCGCCGCCCTCGTTCCCCTCCGGGAACCCGCGCACGGGCACCGCCGCGTCCGCCGACCCTCTCGACGACCCCGACCCCCGGCGGGCCGCCGACGCCGCGGCCGTCGAGAACCTGCTCCGCTGCTGGGCACGGGAACACGACCTCACCGACCCCGGCGGCCCGGTCCTGCGCATCCCGCTCCCCGCCAGCGGCACCGCCCTGCTCGTACCCGTCCGCTACTGGTCCCCGACCGGTACGCACCGCTTCGCCGCCCCGGCCCTCGACGGAGCGGCGGCCACCGCGCCCCCGGCGGACGCCGTCACCGTCGCCGCGCTCCTCGCCCGGGAGACGGGCGCCGGGCCGGGCAGCGACCTCGTGGGCCGGGTCGCCGACTCGGTGCACCGGACCGCCGAGTGCATCGCCCACCGCCGCGACCACCCCGCCCCGCCCGGAGCCGACGCCTTCCTCACCGCCGAACAGGCCCTCGTCCTCGGCCACCCCCTGCACCCCACCCCCAAGAGCCGTACCGGACTCTCCGACTCCGAGCACCGTCACTACGCGCCCGAGCTGCACGGGGCCTTCCCGCTGCACTGGCTGGCGGTCGACCGGTCCGTCCTCGCCACCGACTCCGCCTGGACCGAACGGGGCCGTCCGCTGCCCGCCGCCGCCCTGAGCGCCCGGCTGGCCGGGGACCTCGCCCTCCCCGACGGCACGGTCGCCCTGCCCCTCCACCCCTGGCAGGCGGACGAGGTCCGCCGCCGCCCCGCCGTCGCCGCCCTCCTCGGCGCCGGGCTGCTGCGCGACCTCGGCCCCCACGGGGAGCACTGGCACCCCACCTCCTCGGTACGGACCGTGTACCGGCCCGGCTGCCCCGTCATGCTCAAACTCTCCCTCGCCCTGTCGATCACCAACTCCCGCAGGGAGAACCTCCGCAAGGAGCTGCACCGGGGCGTCGAGGTCCACCGGCTGCTCCGCACCGGGCTCGCCGAGCGCTGGCGCGCCGCCCACCCCGGGTTCGGCATCGTGCGCGACCCCGCCTGGCTCGCCGTCGACACCGCCGCCGCCGACCCCGTCCACGGGGGGCCGGTGCCCGGACTCGACGTCGTGCTCCGCCACAACCCCTTCGGACCCGGCGACGACGCCGTCTGTGTCGCCGGGCTCACCGCACCGCGGCCCTGGCCCGGCCGGGCCGGGCTGCGCTCCCGGCTCGCCGAGACCGTCGCCCGGCTGGCCCGCCGCACCGGCCGGACCGTCGGCGGCGTCGCCACCGAGTGGTTCCGGCGCTATCTCGACCAGGTGGTGCGCCCCGTGCTCTGGCTGGACGCCACCGCGGGCATCGCCCTGGAGGCGCACCAGCAGAACACCCTCGTCCTCCTGGACCGCGACGGCTGGCCCGCCGGTGGCCGCTACCGCGACAACCAGGGGTACTACTTCCGCGCCTCGCACCGCGAACGCCTCGACGGGCTGCTGCCCGGCGTCGGCCGGGCCGGTGACACCTTCGTACCGGACGAGGTCGTCGACGAGCGCTTCGTCTACTACCTCGGCGTCAACAACCTCCTCGGACTGATCGGGGCGTTCGGGGCGCAGCGCCTGGCGGACGAGCGGGCCCTGCTCGACGTGCTGCGGGTGTTCCTCTCCTCGGTCACGGGTCTCGGCTCCCCCCTCCCCGCCCTGCTGCTCGACGCCCCCACCCTGCGGACGAAGGCCAATCTGCTCACCCGGCTGCACGGGCTCGACGAGCTGGCGGGGCCGGTCGAGGCCCAGTCCGTGTATGTCACCGTCGCCAACCCCCTGCACTGCTGA